In Cicer arietinum cultivar CDC Frontier isolate Library 1 chromosome 1, Cicar.CDCFrontier_v2.0, whole genome shotgun sequence, one DNA window encodes the following:
- the LOC101501639 gene encoding receptor-like serine/threonine-protein kinase ALE2 isoform X12, with amino-acid sequence MQPIPPQRKAPIVRPPESTPIAPGSFLQPPVTLPPLTSAPIPQKIKGNESSISPPSPSTISLSPPYKDVPVPPTAEWNLPPTMQPIPPQRKAPIVRPPESTPIAPVPIAIPSGNFSRTSPISQPIEHGSLPPNVDKRNETKSHNLEPVSPAPVTTPSINVPKISPISHSNDNGSLPPNAHREGTTTNKGQPPESISPAPVLNLPKYSPVNQPTKPGSSPPTVHRRNSSISHTLVPASQAPVAEPPVNFPKIPTVHRRNSSISHTLVPVSQAPVAEPPVNFPKISPVSQPIQHGSFPPNVHNRTSHKQHTHTPEPVMPSPVTSPTSTFPVDPPLVHPVIQAAPPSELPAPVISPSLTPSRSFNGENGGQPVSAPLYKTPKSPPAIVHSPAQAPSEHKSRPLHHAPEPLISPPKSPINKEDHSPASLHSRNTITSPAPASSYFVSPPSSKHQDQPIPPSFLPSSGRRHYAPPPMNTGSAESPFTFPMQSPVSQDSPAPSPSFKISPHSTQIPFHPPQVSPSRPSSKSPKKPILPQVQALPPPPPNEDCLSTICSEPYTNSPPGVPCMCVWPMRVGLRLGVPLYTFFPLVSELASEIATGVFMKQSQVRIMGANTATEQPDKTDTLIDLVPLGEEFDNTTAFLTSERFWHKQVVIKASYFGDYEVLYVSYPGLPPSPPLPPSSINMIDGGPYLNNGNNGRTIKPLGVDIQKRQHKSGLSKGIIAIISLSAFLAVILCSAAVLAVFKFRDHVPEPQPTTSTPRGFPPSSTKATGTAGPSVASASTSFRSSIAAYAGSAKTFSMNEIVKATDNFHPSRILGEGGFGLVYSGNLEDGSKVAFKVLKREDHHGDREFLSEVEMLSRLHHRNLVKLIGICTELSFRCLVYELIPNGSVESHLHGVDREISPLDWSARIKIALGAARGLAYLHEDSSPHVIHRDFKSSNILLENDFTPKVSDFGLARTAADEDNRHISTRVMGTFGYVAPEYAMTGHLLVKSDVYSYGVVLLELLTGRKPVDMSQPPGQENLVAWARPLLTSREGLEAIIDPSLGANVPFDSVAKVAAIASMCVQPEVSDRPFMGEVVQALKLVCNECDEAKEAGSGSSSRDDLSSDFRSASEQLPDSFRGHHFSATNYDFGVDIENGLSASELFSSSARIGRQVSGSFRRHSYSGPLRTERSKRLWQIIRKLSGGSVSEHGIMFK; translated from the exons TTCCTATTGCAATACCTTCTGGAAATTTTTCAAGAACTTCACCTATAAGCCAACCAATTGAACATGGAAGTTTGCCTCCTAACGTTGATAAGAGGAATGAAACTAAGAGTCACAACCTAGAACCAGTTTCACCAG CCCCGGTTACAACACCTTCTATCAATGTGCCCAAAATTTCACCAATAAGCCACTCAAATGATAATGGAAGTTTGCCTCCCAATGCTCATAGAGAAGGTACAACTACAAATAAAGGTCAACCCCCAGAGTCAATCTCACCAG CCCCTGTATTAAATTTGCCGAAATATTCTCCCGTGAATCAGCCAACTAAACCTGGAAGTTCGCCTCCAACTGTCCATAGAAGGAACTCTAGTATCAGTCACACATTGGTGCCAGCTTCACAAG CCCCGGTTGCAGAACCTCCTGtaaattttccaaaaattcCAACTGTCCATAGAAGGAACTCCAGTATCAGTCACACATTGGTGCCAGTTTCACAAG CCCCGGTTGCAGAACCTCCTGTAAATTTTCCAAAAATTTCACCAGTCAGCCAACCTATTCAACATGGAAGTTTTCCACCTAATGTTCATAATAGAACTTCACATAAGCAACACACTCACACGCCAGAGCCAGTAATGCCAT CACCAGTTACATCACCAACAAGTACATTTCCCGTAGATCCACCATTGGTCCACCCAGTCATACAAGCAGCACCTCCATCTGAATTACCAG CCCCTGTCATCTCTCCCTCATTAACACCTTCCAGAAGCTTCAATGGGGAAAATGGCGGACAACCTGTTTCTGCACCTTTGTACAAAACACCAAAGTCACCACCAGCTATAGTTCATTCCCCTGCTCAAG CTCCTTCTGAACATAAATCAAGGCCATTGCATCATGCTCCGGAGCCATTGATCTCACCTCCTAAATCTCCTATCAACAAAGAAGATCATTCTCCTGCATCTTTGCATTCAAGGAACACGATCACCAGCCCAGCTCCTGCATCATCATATTTCGTTTCTCCTCCCAGTTCCAAACACCAAG ATCAACCAATTCCTCCCTCATTTCTTCCATCAAGTGGACGTAGACATTATGCTCCACCACCGATGAACACAG GTTCTGCAGAATCTCCATTTACCTTCCCTATGCAATCACCTGTGAGCCAAGATTCACCTGCTCCTTCTCCATCATTCAAAATATCCCCTCACTCAACCCAAA TTCCATTTCATCCTCCTCAAGTATCTCCTTCTCGCCCTTCTTCGAAGAGCCCTAAGAAGCCAATCTTGCCTCAAGTTCAAGCCTTGCCGCCTCCACCTCCCAATGAAG ATTGTTTATCAACTATATGCTCAGAGCCTTATACAAACTCTCCACCCGGAGTGCCCTGCATGTGTGTCTGGCCCATGAGAGTCGGCCTTCGCCTCGGTGTTCCTCTGTATACCTTCTTCCCTTTGGTTTCAGAGCTTGCTTCTGAAATAGCCACGGGGGTTTTCATGAAACAAAGTCAAGTTCGCATTATGGGGGCAAACACAGCAACTGAGCAGCCAGATAAAACCGACACCCTCATTGATTTGGTACCACTTGGGGAAGAATTCGACAACACTACAGCCTTTTTAACTTCTGAGAGATTTTGGCATAAACAAGTTGTTATAAAAGCTTCTTACTTTGGTGATTATGAAGTGTTATATGTGAGCTATCCAG GTTTACCTCCATCTCCACCATTACCACCTTCAAGCATTAACATGATAGACGGTGGCCCATATTTAAATAATGGCAATAATGGTAGGACAATAAAGCCTCTTGGGGTTGACATACAGAAGAGGCAGCATAAAAGTGGACTTAGCAAGGGCATTATAGCTATTATTTCTCTTTCAGCTTTTCTAGCAGTTATTTTATGCTCTGCTGCTGTTTTGGCCGTGTTCAAGTTCAGAGATCATGTGCCTGAGCCTCAACCAACAACATCAACCCCACGGGGTTTTCCGCCATCTTCTACCAAAGCAACAG GTACTGCTGGGCCATCAGTTGCTTCAGCTTCAACATCATTTCGATCTAGCATTGCTGCTTACGCAGGATCTGCTAAGACTTTCAGTATGAATGAAATAGTGAAAGCCACTGATAATTTTCACCCTTCCAGAATACTTGGTGAAGGAGGTTTTGGGCTTGTTTATAGTGGTAACCTTGAAGATGGGTCAAAAGTAGCATTCAAAGTTCTAAAGAGGGAGGATCATCATGGTGATCGTGAATTTTTATCGGAAGTTGAGATGCTTAGCCGCCTTCACCATAGAAACTTGGTAAAGTTGATTGGTATATGTACAGAACTCAGCTTCCGCTGTCTGGTTTATGAACTCATTCCAAATGGCAGTGTGGAATCCCATTTACATG GAGTTGACAGGGAAATTAGTCCACTTGATTGGAGTGCTCGGATAAAGATAGCACTTGGCGCTGCTCGTGGTCTCGCTTATCTGCATGAAGATTCAAGCCCACATGTCATACATAGGGACTTCAAATCTAGCAATATTTTGCTGGAAAATGATTTTACACCAAAAGTATCTGATTTTGGATTGGCTCGAACAGCGGCTGATGAGGATAACAGGCACATATCTACACGGGTCATGGGAACTTTCGG TTATGTGGCTCCTGAGTACGCAATGACTGGGCATCTTCTCGTGAAGAGTGATGTATACAGCTATGGTGTTGTTCTTCTTGAGCTTTTGACAGGAAGAAAACCAGTGGACATGTCACAACCGCCTGGTCAAGAGAACCTTGTTGCATGGGCTCGTCCACTCCTCACAAGTAGAGAAGGACTGGAAGCGATAATCGATCCATCGCTAGGAGCTAATGTGCCTTTTGATAGTGTAGCTAAAGTTGCAGCCATCGCTTCAATGTGTGTACAACCGGAGGTTTCGGATCGTCCTTTCATGGGCGAGGTTGTTCAGGCTTTGAAACTTGTGTGTAATGAATGTGATGAAGCAAAAGAAGCAGGTTCAGGAAGTTCTAGCCGGGATGACTTATCATCTGATTTCAGAAGTGCTTCTGAACAACTACCAGATAGTTTCCGAGGCCATCATTTCTCAGCTACTAACTATGATTTCGGAGTTGATATTGAAAATGGGTTGTCGGCATCAGAATTATTCAGTTCATCAGCAAGAATTGGAAGGCAAGTATCTGGATCATTTAGAAGACATTCGTATTCAGGTCCTCTGAGAACCGAACGAAGCAAGCGGTTATGGCAGATAATTCGAAAGCTTTCTGGCGGTAGTGTCAGCGAACATGGAATTATGTTCAAGTAA
- the LOC101501639 gene encoding receptor-like serine/threonine-protein kinase ALE2 isoform X11: MGMVLAMILLLVKFCVVGFVVAAQGSEGSFLQPPVTLPPLTSAPIPQKIKGNESSISPPSPSTISLSPPYKDVPVPPTAEWNLPPTMQPIPPQRKAPIVRPPESTPIAPVPIAIPSGNFSRTSPISQPIEHGSLPPNVDKRNETKSHNLEPVSPAPVTTPSINVPKISPISHSNDNGSLPPNAHREGTTTNKGQPPESISPAPVLNLPKYSPVNQPTKPGSSPPTVHRRNSSISHTLVPASQAPVAEPPVNFPKIPTVHRRNSSISHTLVPVSQAPVAEPPVNFPKISPVSQPIQHGSFPPNVHNRTSHKQHTHTPEPVMPSPVTSPTSTFPVDPPLVHPVIQAAPPSELPAPVISPSLTPSRSFNGENGGQPVSAPLYKTPKSPPAIVHSPAQAPSEHKSRPLHHAPEPLISPPKSPINKEDHSPASLHSRNTITSPAPASSYFVSPPSSKHQDQPIPPSFLPSSGRRHYAPPPMNTGSAESPFTFPMQSPVSQDSPAPSPSFKISPHSTQIPFHPPQVSPSRPSSKSPKKPILPQVQALPPPPPNEDCLSTICSEPYTNSPPGVPCMCVWPMRVGLRLGVPLYTFFPLVSELASEIATGVFMKQSQVRIMGANTATEQPDKTDTLIDLVPLGEEFDNTTAFLTSERFWHKQVVIKASYFGDYEVLYVSYPGLPPSPPLPPSSINMIDGGPYLNNGNNGRTIKPLGVDIQKRQHKSGLSKGIIAIISLSAFLAVILCSAAVLAVFKFRDHVPEPQPTTSTPRGFPPSSTKATGTAGPSVASASTSFRSSIAAYAGSAKTFSMNEIVKATDNFHPSRILGEGGFGLVYSGNLEDGSKVAFKVLKREDHHGDREFLSEVEMLSRLHHRNLVKLIGICTELSFRCLVYELIPNGSVESHLHGVDREISPLDWSARIKIALGAARGLAYLHEDSSPHVIHRDFKSSNILLENDFTPKVSDFGLARTAADEDNRHISTRVMGTFGYVAPEYAMTGHLLVKSDVYSYGVVLLELLTGRKPVDMSQPPGQENLVAWARPLLTSREGLEAIIDPSLGANVPFDSVAKVAAIASMCVQPEVSDRPFMGEVVQALKLVCNECDEAKEAGSGSSSRDDLSSDFRSASEQLPDSFRGHHFSATNYDFGVDIENGLSASELFSSSARIGRQVSGSFRRHSYSGPLRTERSKRLWQIIRKLSGGSVSEHGIMFK, translated from the exons TTCCTATTGCAATACCTTCTGGAAATTTTTCAAGAACTTCACCTATAAGCCAACCAATTGAACATGGAAGTTTGCCTCCTAACGTTGATAAGAGGAATGAAACTAAGAGTCACAACCTAGAACCAGTTTCACCAG CCCCGGTTACAACACCTTCTATCAATGTGCCCAAAATTTCACCAATAAGCCACTCAAATGATAATGGAAGTTTGCCTCCCAATGCTCATAGAGAAGGTACAACTACAAATAAAGGTCAACCCCCAGAGTCAATCTCACCAG CCCCTGTATTAAATTTGCCGAAATATTCTCCCGTGAATCAGCCAACTAAACCTGGAAGTTCGCCTCCAACTGTCCATAGAAGGAACTCTAGTATCAGTCACACATTGGTGCCAGCTTCACAAG CCCCGGTTGCAGAACCTCCTGtaaattttccaaaaattcCAACTGTCCATAGAAGGAACTCCAGTATCAGTCACACATTGGTGCCAGTTTCACAAG CCCCGGTTGCAGAACCTCCTGTAAATTTTCCAAAAATTTCACCAGTCAGCCAACCTATTCAACATGGAAGTTTTCCACCTAATGTTCATAATAGAACTTCACATAAGCAACACACTCACACGCCAGAGCCAGTAATGCCAT CACCAGTTACATCACCAACAAGTACATTTCCCGTAGATCCACCATTGGTCCACCCAGTCATACAAGCAGCACCTCCATCTGAATTACCAG CCCCTGTCATCTCTCCCTCATTAACACCTTCCAGAAGCTTCAATGGGGAAAATGGCGGACAACCTGTTTCTGCACCTTTGTACAAAACACCAAAGTCACCACCAGCTATAGTTCATTCCCCTGCTCAAG CTCCTTCTGAACATAAATCAAGGCCATTGCATCATGCTCCGGAGCCATTGATCTCACCTCCTAAATCTCCTATCAACAAAGAAGATCATTCTCCTGCATCTTTGCATTCAAGGAACACGATCACCAGCCCAGCTCCTGCATCATCATATTTCGTTTCTCCTCCCAGTTCCAAACACCAAG ATCAACCAATTCCTCCCTCATTTCTTCCATCAAGTGGACGTAGACATTATGCTCCACCACCGATGAACACAG GTTCTGCAGAATCTCCATTTACCTTCCCTATGCAATCACCTGTGAGCCAAGATTCACCTGCTCCTTCTCCATCATTCAAAATATCCCCTCACTCAACCCAAA TTCCATTTCATCCTCCTCAAGTATCTCCTTCTCGCCCTTCTTCGAAGAGCCCTAAGAAGCCAATCTTGCCTCAAGTTCAAGCCTTGCCGCCTCCACCTCCCAATGAAG ATTGTTTATCAACTATATGCTCAGAGCCTTATACAAACTCTCCACCCGGAGTGCCCTGCATGTGTGTCTGGCCCATGAGAGTCGGCCTTCGCCTCGGTGTTCCTCTGTATACCTTCTTCCCTTTGGTTTCAGAGCTTGCTTCTGAAATAGCCACGGGGGTTTTCATGAAACAAAGTCAAGTTCGCATTATGGGGGCAAACACAGCAACTGAGCAGCCAGATAAAACCGACACCCTCATTGATTTGGTACCACTTGGGGAAGAATTCGACAACACTACAGCCTTTTTAACTTCTGAGAGATTTTGGCATAAACAAGTTGTTATAAAAGCTTCTTACTTTGGTGATTATGAAGTGTTATATGTGAGCTATCCAG GTTTACCTCCATCTCCACCATTACCACCTTCAAGCATTAACATGATAGACGGTGGCCCATATTTAAATAATGGCAATAATGGTAGGACAATAAAGCCTCTTGGGGTTGACATACAGAAGAGGCAGCATAAAAGTGGACTTAGCAAGGGCATTATAGCTATTATTTCTCTTTCAGCTTTTCTAGCAGTTATTTTATGCTCTGCTGCTGTTTTGGCCGTGTTCAAGTTCAGAGATCATGTGCCTGAGCCTCAACCAACAACATCAACCCCACGGGGTTTTCCGCCATCTTCTACCAAAGCAACAG GTACTGCTGGGCCATCAGTTGCTTCAGCTTCAACATCATTTCGATCTAGCATTGCTGCTTACGCAGGATCTGCTAAGACTTTCAGTATGAATGAAATAGTGAAAGCCACTGATAATTTTCACCCTTCCAGAATACTTGGTGAAGGAGGTTTTGGGCTTGTTTATAGTGGTAACCTTGAAGATGGGTCAAAAGTAGCATTCAAAGTTCTAAAGAGGGAGGATCATCATGGTGATCGTGAATTTTTATCGGAAGTTGAGATGCTTAGCCGCCTTCACCATAGAAACTTGGTAAAGTTGATTGGTATATGTACAGAACTCAGCTTCCGCTGTCTGGTTTATGAACTCATTCCAAATGGCAGTGTGGAATCCCATTTACATG GAGTTGACAGGGAAATTAGTCCACTTGATTGGAGTGCTCGGATAAAGATAGCACTTGGCGCTGCTCGTGGTCTCGCTTATCTGCATGAAGATTCAAGCCCACATGTCATACATAGGGACTTCAAATCTAGCAATATTTTGCTGGAAAATGATTTTACACCAAAAGTATCTGATTTTGGATTGGCTCGAACAGCGGCTGATGAGGATAACAGGCACATATCTACACGGGTCATGGGAACTTTCGG TTATGTGGCTCCTGAGTACGCAATGACTGGGCATCTTCTCGTGAAGAGTGATGTATACAGCTATGGTGTTGTTCTTCTTGAGCTTTTGACAGGAAGAAAACCAGTGGACATGTCACAACCGCCTGGTCAAGAGAACCTTGTTGCATGGGCTCGTCCACTCCTCACAAGTAGAGAAGGACTGGAAGCGATAATCGATCCATCGCTAGGAGCTAATGTGCCTTTTGATAGTGTAGCTAAAGTTGCAGCCATCGCTTCAATGTGTGTACAACCGGAGGTTTCGGATCGTCCTTTCATGGGCGAGGTTGTTCAGGCTTTGAAACTTGTGTGTAATGAATGTGATGAAGCAAAAGAAGCAGGTTCAGGAAGTTCTAGCCGGGATGACTTATCATCTGATTTCAGAAGTGCTTCTGAACAACTACCAGATAGTTTCCGAGGCCATCATTTCTCAGCTACTAACTATGATTTCGGAGTTGATATTGAAAATGGGTTGTCGGCATCAGAATTATTCAGTTCATCAGCAAGAATTGGAAGGCAAGTATCTGGATCATTTAGAAGACATTCGTATTCAGGTCCTCTGAGAACCGAACGAAGCAAGCGGTTATGGCAGATAATTCGAAAGCTTTCTGGCGGTAGTGTCAGCGAACATGGAATTATGTTCAAGTAA